GTCGGAGCATCGCCGAGCCGAGCCCGACGTATAGATCTTCCCGACGTTCCCGGGTTTCCGGGAGGTAACTTGTCTTGGAAACTTTGTTTTCCCTGATTGTGGGCGTTGCCGTAGGGTGCCTCGCCGTCGCGGCCGTCCTTTTGGTTCGCTGGAAGCTGCGCGAACGCGGGGAGTCGCGCGACCGGAACGACGCCGCGCGAGTTCTGGAGGATGCGCGCCGGCAGGCCGAGGCCGCCCTCAAGGAGGCGGACGTCGAGGCCAAGGAAAGGATACTCAAGGCGCGTTCCGAGTTCGAGGACGAGGTTCGGGATGCGCGCAAGGACCTGCAACTGGGCGAGCGGAGGTTGCAGTCCAGAGAAGAGGTCGTGGACAAGCGGCTGGAGAGCCTCGAGAAGCGTGAAACCGGTTTGACGAACCGGGAGGGCCTGATCGAAAGGCGGGAGCAGGGGCTGGACGAGAAAGAGGCGGAATCCCAGCGACTGCTGGATGAGGCCAGCCGGCAGCTTGAGATCGTCGCGGGTATCAGCCGCGAAGAGGCGAAGAGGAGCCTGATGGAGGAGATGGTGGAGGAGGCGAGGCACGACTCCGCCAGGCGCATACGGCTCATGGAAGAGCAGGCCAGGGCGGAGGCGGACCGCGAAGCCAAGAAGATGATCGCGCTGGCCATCGCGCGTCTGGCCGGGGACTTCGTGGCGGAACGCACCGTGTCCGTGGTTTCCCTGCCCAATGACGAGATGAAGGGCCGGATCATCGGTCGCGAGGGGCGCAACATCCGGGCGCTGGAGGCGGCCACCGGTATCGACCTCATCGTGGACGACACGCCGGAATCCGTGATCATCTCGGGACACAATCCGATTCGCCGGGAAATCGCCCGCCTTTCATTGGAAACCCTCATCTCCGACGGGCGCATTCATCCGGGGCGAATCGAGGAAGTGGTGCGCCGCTCCGAAAGAGAGGTCGACGAGGTCATCAAGGAAGCCGGACAGAAGGCGGTGTTCGACGTCGGCGTCCACGGCGTTCACCCCGAGTTGGTCAAGCTGCTGGGGCGGCTCAAGTTCCGCTACAGTTACGCCCAGAACGTCTTGTTGCACTCCATTGAAATGGCCTTCATCTGCGGCGCCATGGCCGCCGAGCTCGGCCTCAACGAGAAACAGGCCCGCCGCGCGGCGCTGCTGCACGATATCGGCAAGGCCGTCGACCATGAGGTGGAAGGCTCCCACGCCATCATCGGCGGCGAGCTGGCACGCAAGTACGGCGAGTCGCCCAAGATCGTGAACGCCATTGCCGCGCACCACGAGGAGGTCCGGGCCGAGACCATACTGGCTCCGCTCGTGGATGCCGCGGACGCCCTTTCGGGCGCGCGTCCCGGCGCGCGCCGCGAGATGCTGGAGACCTACATCAGGAGGCTGGAGGAGTTGGAACGGATCAGCAATTCGTTCAAGGGGGTGGAAAAGTCCTACGCCGTCCAGGCGGGAAGGGAACTCAGGATCATGGTCCAGGCGGCACAGGTGTCGGATGACGAGGCCGCCTCCATGGCTCGGGCCGTGGCCAAGAAGGTGGAGAAGGAGATGGCCTACCCGGGCCAGATCAAGGTGACGGTGATCCGGGAGACGCGGGCCGTGGAGTACGCGCGCTGACGGGGAGGGTTGTCCGCCGAGATGAACATGAGCCCTGAAGAGCAACTGGAGCACCTGAAGCGCGGCGCGGTGGAGATCATTTCGGAGGAGGAGCTTCTCCGGAAACTCAGGAAGGGGACGCCTTTGCGGGTCAAGACCGGGTTCGACCCCACGGCGCCGGACCTGCACCTTGGCCACACCGTGCTCATCCAGAAGATGAAGCAGTTCCAGGATCTCGGCCACCAGGTGATCTTTCTCATCGGAGATTTCACCGGGATGATCGGGGATCCGTCGGGCAAGTCCGAGATGCGCAGGCAGCTCGGCCGGGAAGAGGTCCTGGAGA
This sequence is a window from Deltaproteobacteria bacterium. Protein-coding genes within it:
- the rny gene encoding ribonuclease Y, whose amino-acid sequence is MGVAVGCLAVAAVLLVRWKLRERGESRDRNDAARVLEDARRQAEAALKEADVEAKERILKARSEFEDEVRDARKDLQLGERRLQSREEVVDKRLESLEKRETGLTNREGLIERREQGLDEKEAESQRLLDEASRQLEIVAGISREEAKRSLMEEMVEEARHDSARRIRLMEEQARAEADREAKKMIALAIARLAGDFVAERTVSVVSLPNDEMKGRIIGREGRNIRALEAATGIDLIVDDTPESVIISGHNPIRREIARLSLETLISDGRIHPGRIEEVVRRSEREVDEVIKEAGQKAVFDVGVHGVHPELVKLLGRLKFRYSYAQNVLLHSIEMAFICGAMAAELGLNEKQARRAALLHDIGKAVDHEVEGSHAIIGGELARKYGESPKIVNAIAAHHEEVRAETILAPLVDAADALSGARPGARREMLETYIRRLEELERISNSFKGVEKSYAVQAGRELRIMVQAAQVSDDEAASMARAVAKKVEKEMAYPGQIKVTVIRETRAVEYAR